The Xenopus tropicalis strain Nigerian chromosome 2, UCB_Xtro_10.0, whole genome shotgun sequence genome window below encodes:
- the ccdc83 gene encoding coiled-coil domain-containing protein 83, with product MGKKGKKKKNGGPSATGEKKMTFAEALLAYQIEKRESAIEELRAELKQIEDKNARYKERNERLKEEQMGHVKTLLSEAKALEKDMANKEEISREQVDAALGEKWVLCRQKERLLQEIASRINQLEKVIGESEAERDYWAEYQNLGSKEHAKQISLLEAERTDMKQSCNEINGYFSKNLEMAKLQIGKETERLIEQTKDLATQNAVKDMDEESRKEISENDWLKREVAIYRRDVDDMKQAVHRLEQDNLASVNQLFESRLKDLNISRNTFLTQVLGMEVTSAAPSEHDISKPQHGTESRSPTLAPIEKKLTYQKPPLDADPTSQCDHLYEDEKDFQQYLQLGPLELKRLRLEGQVMPIHQEGAEATSQAPLGDPVAHKRHKWPVTPTKMRSTLA from the exons ATGGGGAAGAaagggaagaagaaaaagaacgGGGGGCCGAGCGCCACGGGAGAAAAGAAAATGACCTTTGCTGAAGCTCTCCTAGCTTACCA GATCGAGAAGAGGGAAAGCGCCATAGAGGAACTTAGGGCGGAGCTAAAGCAAATAGAAGATAAGAATGCGAGATATAAGGAACGT AACGAGCGTCTGAAAGAGGAGCAGATGGGTCACGTGAAGACTCTGCTAAGCGAGGCCAAGGCGCTGGAGAAGGATATGGCCAATAAGGAGGAGATCAGCAGGGAGCAAGTGGACGCGGCTCTCGGGGAGAAGTGGGTGCTCTGCCGGCAGAAGGAACGACTCCTCCAGG AGATTGCCTCAAGGATAAACCAGCTGGAGAAGGTGATTGGGGAGAGCGAGGCCGAGAGGGATTATTGGGCCGAGTACCAGAACCTCGGGAGCAAGGAACACGCCAAACAGATTTCTCTCCTGGAAGCGGAAAGAACCGACATGAAGCAGAGCTGCAATGAGATCAATG GGTATTTCAGCAAAAACCTGGAGATGGCGAAACTGCAAATTGGGAAAGAAACGGAGAGGCTGATAGAGCAGACGAAGGATCTAGCCACACAG AATGCAGTTAAAGACATGGACGAGGAGAGCCGGAAAGAGATCAGTGAAAACGACTGGTTAAAGAGAGAG GTTGCCATATACAGGAGAGATGTTGATGATATGAAGCAGGCAGTTCATAGGCTGGAACAAGACAATTTGGCGAGTGTAAATCAGCTTTTCGAATCCAGACTAAAGGATCTGAATATATCCAG GAATACATTTCTAACCCAGGTGTTGGGTATGGAAGTTACAAGTGCTGCACCATCAGAACATGATATATCAAAGCCACAGCATGGCACAG AGTCCAGGAGCCCCACTCTGGCCCCTATTGAGAAAAAACTGACCTATCAGAAGCCTCCGTTAGACGCTGACCCCACAAGCCAATGTGACCATCTCTATGAAGATGAAAAGGACTTTCAG CAATACTTACAGCTGGGCCCGCTGGAGCTGAAGCGGTTGCGCCTGGAGGGGCAGGTGATGCCTATACACCAGGAGGGGGCAGAAGCCACGAGCCAAGCACCCCTGGGTGATCCAGTCGCTCACAAGAGACACAAATGGCCGGTAACCCCAACAAAGATGAGATCTACATTGGCATAG